The genomic stretch CCGAAGTTGTCGCAAGGCCCTGCTCATATGGTTTTCCACGGTTTTTGGGGAAATTTCCAGTTCCTTCGATATTTCTTTATGGCACAACCCCTCCATTCTACTTTTCGTGAAAACTTTTTTACATTTTTCAGGAAGTTGCTCTATGGCCTTATCCACCAAAGACTGGAGTTCATCTGCCAAAATTGAAGAGGCCATGTCGTCTGCCAAAGCTCCATGGTTCAACCAAAACTCTTGCTGTTCGGCGGACATTTCCTTGGTGAGCTTATTTTTTTTGGCGCGGAGATAATCCAAACAGGCATTTCGGGTCATACTATAAATGTAACCCGTAAAATTGGAGGTAATCTGCAACGTCCCCCATTTTTCCCATAATTTGATGAAGACATCGTGGATGATTTCTTCCGCATCCTCTTGAGAAGGTATGTAACTGTTCACAATTACAACCAGTTTAGGCCTGTAGAACTCATATATTACACTAAAATCATCCTCTACGGTATTTTCCGACAGGGGGGCGATTTTGAGGTTATGCAAATATTCTGGCTTCATTTTTGGTAAATGCAAACATTTTACACGTGCAATTTACAAATTTCGAACTAACGGCAAATTTTAATCTTTTTATTTATAAGTATCCCCTAAAAATGGCATCTTATGAATACCCTTGAAATCCCTACATCCCAATCTTTGATTGCGCGAAAAGAAATCTTGGCCGCTAGATTAAGCATTGCTAAAAAAATAAAGGACCACGTCTTATAGGCATGGTCCTTTATTTTTATCGTTATAAAATCTGCCTAAGGCGCCAACGTATACGTAAAATCGATCCTTGTCTGCACCACGGTACCGGTTACCTCAGTTACATTATATATTTCTGAAAAAGTAAATGCCGACGAATCTTCATTAAATTCCAGCGTAGTTGCCTGCACGGTGCAGGAAGCTGCCAAACTAAGATTTTGTGAAATCAGCTCCCATGTGCCCGTGGAGGTAACAGGGTTGTCACAATCCTCTGCATTCTTGCCGATTTCGTAGGTAAAGGTCCTATCGGATTCAAAAGTATAGGCTGCATCTCTGGCACATTCTTCATATTGTTCAAAAAGATTTTTTGATGCATTGTCCGTATCATCATCCGTCAAATCCAATTCTTTTGCGGCAACAATGTCGCTAAGCACCCATTCCCCGACCAATTTCTCTTCATTGGCCGTTAGCTCACCTGTAAAATCTTCGGCACATTCCGGTCCATCATCCGAAGAACAGGACAAAAGAGTTACACCAATACACATTAAGGAGATAGCATTAAAAAATGTTCGTTTCATTTCCATTTAAATTTTATTGTTTCTATAATGATGTGCCAGAATGCAAATGGTTGTTTATGGATATGGAAAAACATTAGAAAAGAAAAGCCCAGTTTATTGATCTTGGGCAAAAATTACACCTTTCCACGCAACATGAATGTGCAAAAAAGTTGTCCGTAAAGGCTATCGGAGCTCCCTGATCTTAATATTTCGGAACCAAGTTTCAAAATACCAATACTGCAATGCAATTTTGCCCTTGGTGGCCTTGCCAAATTCAGGGTACTTGGAAAAATGGCTCCCGGCAACTCTCTCTTTCCAATCAGGTGAAGTAAAATCCTGCGATGCCGTGAGAACACCGTTCAAATAAAATTCTATTTTACCGTCCTCTTGTACGATCTTGGTTTTGTTCCACCCACCCTGATTGATCTCCACCTTATTTTGTTGCGGCTGAAAAACATACAAACAACCCGGCCGCTTTTCGGGAACGTCATAATCCATATGATCGGCACCTAAAATTTGGTACTCGGGACCACTTTGCCATGCGGTAGGTACATTGGGCAGCTCCTGTACGTTTATAAAAACACCACTGTTCCCGTTTCCTGCTATCCGCCATTCCAAGGTAAGTTCGTAATTTTCATAGGATTGGTCGGTTACCAAATCCCCGGCCGTCAAGGATTCATCGTTGGTGTTGCTATGCAATTCACCATCGACAACTTCCCAAACCGAATTGGCTCCTGGATCATTGTACAGATGCCATCCCTTCATTGTTTGCCCATCAAAAAGCAGCTTCCAGCCCTCTTTCTTCTCCACATCCAACAATTGGTTGTGGGTAGCGTTTTCCACTGCGGCCTTCTTAGTACGCCATGTTTCGCTTTCTTCTTTTTTCTTTTCTTGTTTACAGGATACCGATAGGAGTATGGCAAGGATGCATCCAGTTACTTTTGTGTACATGTATGGTTTAGTTTGTTTTGTAGTGCAGCGACTAAAGATAGAAAAAGAATGCGATTTGGGCCTTTATCAAAGATAAATGGTCGCCTTTGTCCAAAAAAACACCCGGGCAAATACCCAATCAGCGGCAAAATTTAACAAACCAGCGGTCACAATCTCCCTTTTACACTCATTTTAATGTCGTTAACCCCTGTTATATCGACGTTCATGGGATTGCTGTGTTAAAATAGCAATCGATACTTTAAGTACTATTGGACTAGTTTTATCTTTGAGAACCATCTGTTTTTATATAAAAACAGCCCACCAACCACCAAACCAAGATGAAAGTAAAAAACATAGTCTACGCCCTATTAGTTGTTGGAGTAGTTGCCCTTATCGCATACAGAATCAAATCCAATGCCGAAATTGGCAAACCAAGTGGGTCAGGATCGGTTGTTCCAACTGTGACCGGTATGATTTTAAAGCCGCAGAGCTTTAAGGACAATATTTCCATTTCTGGGACTTTGGAAGCTGATGAACAAGTTGAGATCAGGAGCGAAATTTCCGGTGTTGTTGAAAGCATCAATTTTAAAGAAGGCAGCAAAGTTTCAGAAGGACAGGTATTGTTGAAGGTAAACGACATTGAACTTCGCGCCCAACTCTCCAAAGCACTTACGGCCAAAAGACTTGCTTCTGAAAATGAAAGAAGGGCCAAATTGTTATTGGAAAAACAGGCCATTAGCCAAGAAGAGTACGATATAGCGGGTGCGGATTACCAATCGGCCAGTGCAGAGGCAGAATTGATAGAGGCGCAACTTTCTAAGACAATCATAAGGGCGCCTTTTTCGGGAACCATTGGGCTACGGTCCATCTCCAAAGGAACCTACGTGACCCCAACCACGGTTATTGCCAAACTGGTCAACACCGATGAGCTGAAAATCACCTTCTCCGTACCGGAAAAATATGCTTCACAGGTAAATGTGGGCACAATCCTCACGTTTACCACTTCGGATTCCAGAGAACAGTACAGTGCCACCATTTATGCCATAGACCCTGAGGTGGACATCGCCACACGAACCCTTCGGATGAGAGCCATCATGGACAATCGGGAAAACAAACTATACCCTGGTGCATATGCGAATGTGCAACTACCGCTCGAGACGGTAAACGATGCCCTTTTGGTGCCTTCCGAGTCGTTGATTCCCGTACAGAACGGAAAGAAAATATTCATTCTGGAAAATGGCAAGGCCAAAGAAATCGATGTTGAAATCGGGGCACGGACCGGTAAAGCCGTGCGCATATTGACCAATCTGCAAGTTGGGGATACCGTGTTGACATACGGTGTGATGGCATTGCAAAACGGTTCACCGGTAGAAGTTGTTTTGGAAGAATTTGAACCTTTGACCCAAATACAATGAACCTTTCGACCATAAGCATCAAAAGACCTGTTCTCACCATTGTGATGAACGTAACCATCATCCTTTTTGGAATCATTGGCTATACATTTTTGGGTGTACGGGAGTTTCCCTCTATAGATCCCGCCGTGGTATCCGTCCGCACCAATTATTCTGGTGCCAACGCGGACATCATTGAGTCCCAGATTACAGAGCCTTTGGAAAAATCCATCAACTCCATAGATGGCATACGCAATATTACCTCCTCCAGTGTGCAAGGATCTAGTTCCATCACCATCGAGTTTGAACTGGACAAAGACCTGGAAGCGGCCGCAAACGATGTCCGGGACAAAGTTTCCCAAGCATTGCGGAGCCTTCCCGAAGATTTGGATGCCCCGCCTGTGGTTTCCAAGGCCGATGCCGATGCGGACAGGATCATTTCTATGACCATACAGAGTGACAACAAAAACATTTTGGAGCTCTCAGATTATGCTGAAAATGTCATTGCACAAAGAATAGAGACCATTCCCGGTGTTAGCGGTGTGCAGATATGGGGACAGCGCAGGTACGCGATGCGGTTATGGATAGACCCTTTAAAGTTGGCTTCCTACGGGCTCACCGTGGCCGATGTGCGCACTGCACTTTTGGCCCAGAACATTGAGTTGCCGTCTGGAAAGCTTACCGGGGAGAACACCGAATTGACCGTCAAAACACTTGGAAACCTCAATACAGAAGAAGAATTCAACAACATCATCATTTTGGCCGATGGCGAAAAACTCGTGCAGCTCAGCGATATTGGACGTGCAAGTCTTGAAGGCGAGAATATGGAAACCAAAATGAGCGACTCGGGGCAACCTATGGTAGCCATTGCCGTGATTCCACAACCAGGCACCAACTATCTTGAAATTGCAGATGCTTTCTATGAAGAGTACGAAAAACTGCAAAAAGACCTCCCCGAAGATTTTAAGCTGAACATTGTCATAGACGATACCGTATTTGTTAAAAAAGCTGTCACCGAAGTGGCCGAGACCATTTTAATATCCATAGTCCTGGTGATTCTGGTCATTTATCTGTTTTTCCGAAATTGGTCCTTGGCACTGCGTCCGTTGCTGGACATTCCTGTTTCCTTGATCGCCACCTTCTTTTTTATGTGGCTGTTGGGATTCTCCGTTAACGTGCTTACCCTTTTGGCCATAGTGCTCGCCACCGGACTTGTTGTGGATGATGGCATCGTGGTAACGGAAAATATTTATAAAAAAATCGAAGAGGGGATGAACCCCATTGAGGCGGCCATTAAAGGTTCCCAAGAAATCTTTTTTGCCGTCATCTCAATATCCATAACCTTGGCCGCGGTGTTTTTGCCCGTAATCTTTCTGGAAGGTTTTGTGGGCCGTCTCTTTAGGGAGTTTGGTGTGGTGCTCGGCACTGCGGTATTGGTTTCCGCCTTTGTGT from Flagellimonas oceani encodes the following:
- a CDS encoding RNA polymerase sigma-70 factor, with the protein product MKPEYLHNLKIAPLSENTVEDDFSVIYEFYRPKLVVIVNSYIPSQEDAEEIIHDVFIKLWEKWGTLQITSNFTGYIYSMTRNACLDYLRAKKNKLTKEMSAEQQEFWLNHGALADDMASSILADELQSLVDKAIEQLPEKCKKVFTKSRMEGLCHKEISKELEISPKTVENHMSRALRQLRVALSEYLPSLFL
- a CDS encoding DUF5004 domain-containing protein — its product is MKRTFFNAISLMCIGVTLLSCSSDDGPECAEDFTGELTANEEKLVGEWVLSDIVAAKELDLTDDDTDNASKNLFEQYEECARDAAYTFESDRTFTYEIGKNAEDCDNPVTSTGTWELISQNLSLAASCTVQATTLEFNEDSSAFTFSEIYNVTEVTGTVVQTRIDFTYTLAP
- a CDS encoding 3-keto-disaccharide hydrolase, translating into MYTKVTGCILAILLSVSCKQEKKKEESETWRTKKAAVENATHNQLLDVEKKEGWKLLFDGQTMKGWHLYNDPGANSVWEVVDGELHSNTNDESLTAGDLVTDQSYENYELTLEWRIAGNGNSGVFINVQELPNVPTAWQSGPEYQILGADHMDYDVPEKRPGCLYVFQPQQNKVEINQGGWNKTKIVQEDGKIEFYLNGVLTASQDFTSPDWKERVAGSHFSKYPEFGKATKGKIALQYWYFETWFRNIKIRELR
- a CDS encoding efflux RND transporter periplasmic adaptor subunit; the encoded protein is MKVKNIVYALLVVGVVALIAYRIKSNAEIGKPSGSGSVVPTVTGMILKPQSFKDNISISGTLEADEQVEIRSEISGVVESINFKEGSKVSEGQVLLKVNDIELRAQLSKALTAKRLASENERRAKLLLEKQAISQEEYDIAGADYQSASAEAELIEAQLSKTIIRAPFSGTIGLRSISKGTYVTPTTVIAKLVNTDELKITFSVPEKYASQVNVGTILTFTTSDSREQYSATIYAIDPEVDIATRTLRMRAIMDNRENKLYPGAYANVQLPLETVNDALLVPSESLIPVQNGKKIFILENGKAKEIDVEIGARTGKAVRILTNLQVGDTVLTYGVMALQNGSPVEVVLEEFEPLTQIQ